Sequence from the Rhodothermales bacterium genome:
CCCTGCGCCCGCATCTGCCCGGTCGGCGCTATGTACCAACGGGCCGATGGGATCGTGGAGTTCGACGCGAACCAGTGCATCGGGTGTAAAGCCTGCCTCCAGGCCTGCCCGTACGACGCCATCTACATCGACCCTTCCTCTGGCACGGCGGCAAAGTGCCATTATTGCGCGCATCGGGTGGATGTCGGGCTCGAGCCGGCGTGTGTGGTCGTCTGCCCCGAACATGCGATCATCGCCGGCGATATGGACGAGCCGCGTTCGGAGATCCGTCAGATGCTGGCGGAATTCCAGGTGACCGTCCGCAAGCCCGAGCAGGGTACCTCGCCGAAGCTATTTTATGTGGATGGCGATGAAATCAACCTGACCCCCACGGCGGTCGACCGCACGCCGGCGACCTTCGCCTGGGCCGATGTCCTCCCGCTCCACGACGGCGATGGGGCGGGTGGGAAAACACCGCATCCCGCCCCGGCAGCGGCGCACGCCGGCCCGCTTCGCGCCCCGCAGCCGCAGGGCCTGCCGAACGCCGGCCCCATCCTCATCGGCGACGGCCGGATGGCGGAGCAGATGGTGCAGGTGGCCTACAACGCACAGCACAAAATCCCCTGGCACTGGCCGGTCCCGGCGTACCTCGTCACCAAAGGCATCGCCACGGGCATCATGCTACTGCTGACGGTAGGGCTGGGCCTGAACTGGCTGGACTTCGACACGCCTTCCTTCGTCTGGAGCGGCCTCGCGTCCATCGTCTTTACCCTCATCACGACCGGCTTCCTGGTGTTCGACCTCGAGCGGCCCGAGCGTTTTCTTCGCATCATCTTCCGCCCCCAATGGCGCAGCTGGCTCACGAGGGGGGCCTTTTTGCTGATGGGCTTCTCGACCCTCGCCGGCGCCTGGTGGGCCGCTGAGGCCGCCGCCTGGATGGGCTGGCTGCCGGCCTCTATCGCCGAAACGATCCGCCTGATCGTGCTCTGGCCGGTAGCCTTGCTGGCCGTGGGCTCCGCCATCTACACCGCCTTTTTGTTCGGCCAGGCCGAGGGCCGCGACCTCTGGCAGAGCGCCCTCCTGCCTATCCACCTCATCGTCCAGGCCGTATTCGCCGGCGCGGCCGCGCTGCTGATCCTGCACGCCGCTACGCCGTTGCCGGCGGACCTGCTCGCCCTGGCCCGCCTCGCGTTTGGGGCCGGGCTGGTGGCGGATCTCCTGGTGACTTTCCTCGGGGAATTCGGCATGCCGCACGCAACCGAGGTGGCCGCAAAAGCGGCTCATCTGATAACACACGGTCATTACAAACACTACTTCTGGACCGGCAGCCTCGTGCTCGGTCACCTGGTCCCGCTCGCGCTGTTGTGGGTGGGCGCACCCGTCCTAGCGGCGGTCGGTGGGCTCGCGGCGATCGTCGGGCTGTACCTGTACGAATACGCGTTTGTCATGGCGCCGCAGGAGGTGCCGAATAGTTGACAGGTAGTAAAAAGTGCAAAGTAAAAAGTGCAAAGTAAAAAGTGCAAAGTAAAAAGTGCAAAGTAAAAAGTGCAAAGTAAAAAGTGCAAAGTGCAAATTGTAGGGTTGGCGTCGCGCCTGATTGGCGTGGATGGCCGGCTAAAAAATGATGTCATCTCGACCGCAGGCGCCGGCTTGCCGGCGCTGAAGCGGAGAGACCTCCCTGAGCCGAGCAATGCGTCATTCCTTGGGAGGTCTCTCCGCTATGGCCCGATAAATCGGGCCTTTGGCCGAGATGACATAATGCGCGAGTTTATATGACTAATCGTTCAAATCGACTCGAAACCTTCTTCGCCCGGCTCCTCAACCGTGAGCGCAACCCCGTGGCGCCGCCGCGCGAGGACGGGTTCGGGCTGCCGGAGTTTGCGCCGACGGACCACAAGCCGGAATCCATCCCGCCGGCCGAGATGACCACCGTCCTCCACCCGGATGGACGCATGAGCCAGTACCCGCCGGCCGACCGGTGGGATGACTGGGTGGAGTGGGATGGCAAACTCTGGCCGGAAAAGGTCGCCCGCCGCTACACGCTGGTCCCGACCACCTGCTTCAACTGCGAAAGCGCCTGCGGACTGCTGGCGTATGTCGACCGCGAGACGCTCGGCGTCCGCAAGTTCGAGGGCAACCCGCATCACCCCGGCAGCCGGGGGCGCAACTGCGCCAAGGGGCCGGCCACCCTCAACCAGACGTACGACCCCGAACGCATCCTCTACCCCCTCAAACGGGTCGGTGAGCGCGGCGAAGGGAAGTGGAAGCGGATCGGCTGGGAGCAGGCGCTGCAGGAGATCGGGGATAAGATGCGCGCCAGCCGGCTTCAGCGGCGCGACGGCATCATGTACCACGTCGGCCGGCCGGGGGAGGACGGCTTCACGAACCGATGCATTCAGGCCTGGGGCGTCGATGGGCATAACAGCCACACCAACATCTGCTCGGCAGGCGCCCGTGCGGGGTATTTCTTCTGGTCCGCCGGCGACCGCCCGAGTCCGGACTACGCCAACGCCCGGGTCATCCTCCTCATCTCCAGCCACCTCGAAACCGGGCACTACTTCAACCCCCACGCCCAGCGCATCATCGAGGGGAAGGAAAAAGGCGCGAAGCTCATCACGTTCGACCCGCGCCTGAGCAACACCGCCTCGAAGAGCGACGTCTGGCTGCCCTCCTGGCCCGGCAGCGAGGCGGCCATCCTGCTCGCCATCTCGAATTATCTCATCCAGAACGATCGGTACGACAAAGACTTCGTCCGCCGGTGGGTGAACTGGGAAGAAACCCTGGCGCATTTCACGAGCCATCCTGAACCCGGCCTGGCCTGGTCTCCCGATCATACCCCGACCTTTGCCGCGTTCGACCGGCTCCTGAAAGCGCTCTACGCCGAGTTCACGTTCGAGCGCGCCGCGGAGGAGTCGCAGGTGCCCATCGACCGGATCCGGCAAACGGCGGAGTACGTGGCGGATGCGCAGGGCCGGCTCGCGGCGCACGTCTGGCGCAGCGCGGCCATCGGCAACCTGGGCGGCTGGCAGGTGGCGCGCTGTCTGTTTTTCCTGAACGTCCTCACAGGGAGTGTCGGGACGAAGGGTGGGACGTCGCTCAACACCTGGAATAAGTTCGTCCCGAAACCCTTCAAGATCCCGCCGGCCTTTAACGCATGGAACGAGCTCCATCTGCCCGTCGAGTGGCCGCTGGCGTTCTACGAGATGAGCTTCCTGCTGCCGCACTTCCTGGAAGAGGAGCGGGGGGAGATCGATGTCTATTTCACGCGTGTCTACAACCCGATGTGGATCAACCCCGACGGGTTTATGTGGATGAAGGCGCTGAAGGACGAGCGAAAGATGAAGTGCCATGTGGCGCTGACGCCGACCTGGAACGAGTCCGCCTGGTTCGCCGACTACGTGCTGCCCATGGGCCACGCCGGCGAGCGGCACGACCTGATGAGCCAGGAGACCCACGCCGGCCAGTGGCTCAGCTTCCGCCAGCCCGTGCAGCGCGTGGCGATGGAGCGCCTCGGGAGGTCGGTCGAGTTTACCTATGAGTCCAATCCTGGCGAGGTGTGGGAAGAAAACGAGTTCTGGATCCAGCTCTCCGCGCGGATGGACCCCGACGGCGTGCTGGGCATCCGGCCGTATTTCGAGAGCCCGTACCGGCCCGGCGAGATCATCACCGTCAACGAGTACTACCGCTGGATCTTCGAGAACAGCGTCCCGGGCCTGCCGGCGAAGGCGGCCACCGAGGGCCTCACCCCCCTCGCCTACATGCGAAAGTATGGCGCGTTCGAGGTGGTGAGCGAGAACTACATCCCCTACGAAAAGCCGGTGGAGGGCGGGGTGGACATCGAGGGCGTGGCGCGCGCCGGCTTCAGGACTCCCAGCAAAAAGCTGGAGTTTTTTAGTCCAACATTGCACGCCTGGGGCTGGCCGGAGAAGGAATACACGATCCCGTGGTTCCTCAAGAGCCACGTGCATCCGGACAACATCGACCGGGCGAAAGGGGAGATGCTGCTCCTGCCGACGTTCCGGCTGCCGACGCTCATCCACACCCGAAGCGCCAACGCGAAGTGGCTCTACGAACTGAGCCACAAAAACCCTGTGTGGATGCACCCGATCGACGCCCGCCGGCTCGGGATCGGGACGAACGACCTCGTCCACGTCGAAACCGAAATCGGTTTTTTTGTGGATCGGGTCTGGATCACCGAGGGCATCAAACCCGGCATCATCGCGATGAGCCACCACCTGGGACGTTGGCGGCTGAAGGAGTCCGAAGGCGTCAGCCGCGGCGCGTCGAACCTGGTGGAGTTGGGGGAAGATGGGCAGGGAGGCCAGTCGTTGCATGTGCTCCATGGCGCGACGGCCTGGCGCTCGTTCGATCCCGACACAAGCCGTATCTGGTGGGAAGACGTGGGTGTCCACCAGAACCTGACACACGGCGTCCACCCGGATCCCATCAGCGGGGCGCACTGCTGGCACCAGAAGGCCTTCAGCGTCCGCAAGGCCGACGCCGGCGACCGCCACGGGGACGTATTCGTTGATACCCGGCGCTCGATGCAGGTGTACCGCGAGTGGCTGGCGCTGGCCCGGCCAGCCACCCGGCACAGTCCGGACGGCCTCCGCCGGCCGTACTGGCTGAACAGGCCGCTGAAGCCGGTCAAGGAGGCCTACGCCTTGCCGGCGGCTTCGCCGCGTGGCGATGGCGTCAGGCAGTGAGGGTTAAAGGTTCGAGGTTTAAGGTTTAAGGACGCGTACCTTGAACCCTATCCATTGAACATTGAACTGTTGACCTTGAACCTTCCACCACCATGAACGAAGCATCGCTCGAGCGTGCACGTGGCCTGGCCTACGATAGCCTGGGCCGCTGGCTGTCCGGCGCCGTGGATGAGGCGTTGTGGCAAGAGGTGTGTGGTCTGTTCTGGCCAGACGCCGGAGGCGCCTTCGATGCGGATGAGGAAGCGGCCCGGTACCAGCAGCTCATCGGATTCAACATCTTGCCCTACGCCAGTGTCTACCTCGAGCCCGAGGGCCAGCTCGGGGGGGCCGTCTCGTCGGATGCCCTGGCCCACTACGCCGGCACCGGCTTCTCGCTGCCCGCGGATGCGTCCGCGCCAGACCATATCGCCGTCGAACTGTCCTACATGCACTACCTGAGCGGCTACCGCGCCGATGCCCTGGCCGCCGGCGCGACGCCGGCCGCCGACCGATGGGGCGAACGGTTCCAACTATTCCTGGCCCATCATGCGCTCCACTGGATGCCGGTCTTCCTCCTGTCCCTCCGCCGGCAGGGCGACGACCGCTACGCCGTCCTGGCGGACATGCTGCTCGAGGTCGTACTCGACCATCACGCGTCGCTGTCCTCCGTTCCGCCCGCTCCCCATACCCGGCCGGCCGCACCCGATATCCTGAGCCGGCCCGACACCGGTCTGAAGGACATCGCCCTTTATTTCACTCGCCCGGTGTGGTGCGGCGTCTTCCTCGGGCGAGACGACATCGGCCGGCTTGGACGGTCCCTGACGCTACCCATCGGGTTCGGGGATCGGGGGCAGAGCATGACCAACTTGCTCCGAGCCGCCGTGACGTACGATCGGTTGCCCGACCTCCTCGCCGGCCTGCGCTACCTGATTGGCAGCGAGCGTTTCGCCCTGGAGGCGATCGCCGATGCCTACGCCTCCGACACGATCGCCGAGGCCGTGCAGCCCTGGCTTATACGCATGGCGGGATCGATCGAACTAATCGGGCGAATCGAATCCGGCGCGCAGGGGATGGTTCAATCCTCATAAACCAGCGACGCCGCTTCTTTGGGCCCGAGTTCGATTTCCGGCAGACCCTGGATGTGGCGCACGGCCCGGTAGGGGCTCAGGAAGATCCTATCCGCCCCGAGTCGGTCCGCCAGACCCGAGCGGCGCAGGACGCCCTCTACGGATCCGTGTATCCCGGCGAAATACAGGGCGATGTGGTGTTTCGCGAGGTTGTCGACGATGCTGAACAGCGCCGTTACGGCCGTCGTGTCCAGGTCGTTCACCGAACTGGCGTCGATCACGACGCCTCGGACCCTGTTCGACACCGGGTCGCACTTCTCGAGGATCAGATCCTTCAGGAAATCCGCGTTGGCATAGGAAAACGAGGCGTCCACACGGAGAACGAGCACCCCTTCGACCTCACGCGCCTCCGGGTACAGGTTGAGGTCCCGAAACGAACGTGTACCGGGAAGATGCCCCAGGATGGCGAAGTTCGGCCGGCTGATCCGATACATGATCGCGACGACCGACGCCGCGATGCCCACCAGGATGCCGGCCTCGAGGCCGAAGCCTAGCGTCATGAGAAACGTCATCATGGCGAGATGGCCGTCGGTACGTTTCATCCGATAGAGCTGTACGAGCTCGCGCACATCGATGAGTCCGAACGCGGCGACCATGATGAGCGCGGCGAGGATGGGAATGGGGAGATAATACAGCAGCGGTGTGAGGACCAGCAGCGTCAGGCCGACGAGTAGCGCCGCAAACGCGTTGGCGGCCCGCGTCTGGGCGCCGGCGCGCTCGTTCACCGCCGTCCGGCTGACGCTGCCGGAGATAGGAAAACTCTGGAAGAAGCTGCCGGCCACGTTCGCCATCCCGAGCGCCAACAGCTCTCGGTTGGGCTTGATGGTGTAGTCGTGCCGCGCCGCGAACGACTTCGCGAGGGACCCTACGTTCGAGAACTGGATGAGGGCCAGCATGAGCGCGGTCGGTGCGAGAGTCTGGATGGCCCCCCAATCGAATACCGGCGCCGCGAAAGCCGGCAGCCCGACGGGGATGGCGCCGACGATCGCCACACCCTGGAGATCCAACCGGAACAGCCCGGTCACGACGATGCCGAGCACGACCAGCAGGAGCGCGGCGGGGATTCGCCGCCAGCGATCGAGGATGAGCAGGAGAAACGCGCCGCAGAGACCGATCAGGAGGGAGAGGACGTGCGTGTCGCCAATCTGGCGGGCGGCGGAGTAGACGATGTCATAGATGTACTGGCTGCGCTCGAGTTCGAGGCCCAGGATGCTCGATAGCTGACTGAAGCCGATCATCGTGGCGGCGGCGGAGATGAACCCGAGGATGACCGGGCGGGAGAGCAGGTTGATCAGGAAGCCCATCCGGCCGGCGGCGAGCGCCAGGTGAATCGTCCCCACCATAAATGCATACAGCAAGGCCAGTTCGATGTAGCGCTCGCTGCCGGCCTGCGCCAGCGCGCTCAGCGCAAAGCCCATGATGAGGCTATCGACCGCCGTCGTGCCCACCGCGAGGTGACGCGAACTGCCGGCGATGGCGTACACGAGCAGCGGTACCAACGAGGCATAGAGCCCGTAAATGGGCGGCAGCCCCGCCAGGAAGGCATACGCCATTCCCTGCGGCACGAGCATGATGCCTACCGTGAGCCCCGCTGTTATATCGCCCGGTAAACTGCGCCGGGCGTAATACGCCAGGCTGCGCAGGAGTCGATGGATTTCGGCGGCCGGGAGGCGCATGGCGTGGGGCTATAAGGCTTCTACGATACGGCTTCTACGGATTTTCCTTTTTCTTCTCGGTGGTGCGATGCCCAGTCGGCGTACATCCCATCAACATATACGACATCGAATCCGAGGCGGTCCAGCAGCGATGTTGCGGCCGCGGCGCGGGCGCCGCTCCGGCAGTACACCAGGTAGGTGCCGCTCTTATCCAATTCACTGCTGCGGAGGAGTAGGCGCGTGTGGGCGATGTTGATCGCGCCCGGCACGTGGCCCTCTTCGTATTCGGCGAGCCGGCGGACATCCAGCACGCGGGTATGGGGCTGTTGGCGGACCGATTCGAGGGCCCGGGTTTCGACCGTCGGCGTGGCGACGAGGTCCAGTGAGGCCAGTGCGGAAGCAGGGGCGTAGCCCTCGATCGCGTCGAGCCCGATACGGACGAGGTTCAGCACGGCATCCTGGATATCCTTCGGGTCCTCCACGATCAGGTAGATCGGCTGCTCCGGGGTGACGTAGGAGCCGGCAATGGTATTCATCGTTTTTCCGATCGGGGCGTAAATCGAGCCGTCCAGATGCCCCTTCATGAAGGCCGTTGCGTCGGCCCGGGTGTCGAGCACCACGACATCGGTGCGGCCGACGAGCACCTGGAGCTCCGCCGCGCTCAGCGCCTTCGGATGCGGCAGGCTGCCCAGAATACGAGGCCCGTTTTTGTTTTCGTGTTTCATCCGGGCGAAGTACATCGGCGGCTCGGGCTGGCCGTCCAGGATGCGCTCTACGAAGACATCTTCCCCTTCGCGGGCGGCCAGGATGGAGGCGTTGAAGCGGCGCTCATAGCCCACGGTCGACTCCGGCACGGCGCCCAGGGCCTTGCCGCAGGCGCTGCCGGCGCCGTGGCCCGGCCAGATCTGGAGGTAGTCGGGCAGATCGAGGAAGTCCTGCACCGAGGCATACAGCCGGCGGGCGGAGGGCTCCATGGCGCCGGCCTGGCCGGCGGCCGACTCGAGGAGGTCCGGCCGGCCCAGGTCGCCCACGAATACAAAGTCGCCCGTGACCATGCCCATCGGCTCGTCGGCGCCGCCGCCGAGATCGGTGACCAGGAAGCTGATATGCTCCGGCGTGTGGCCGGCGGTATGCACCACCTCAAACTGGATGTTGCCGATCTTGAACCGGTCCTTGTGCTTCACCGGGCGGAAATCGTAGCCCCCGCGCTGCGCCCAGAGGTATTTCCAGTTGGCGTCGCCTTCATCGGACAGGTACAGGGCCACGCCCAGGCGCTCGGCCATCTCGCGGGCGCCGGAGAGGTAATCCGCATGGATGTGGGTTTCCGCCACCGCGACAATCCGGAGGTCTTCCGAGGCGGCGACGTCGATGTAGCGATCGATGTCCCGCATCGGGTCGATCACAAGGGCTTCGCCGGTACGCTGGCATCCGATGAGGTAGCTGTACTGGGCGAGGTTGGGTTCGAAAAGCTGGCGGAAAAACATGGGCGCTTGTAGGGTCTTGCCGCGCCCGAGAACGGGAGGGCAAGACGCTGTTTAGTGATGCATACCTGTTATAACAAGTGGCTTTTTGTATGGTTCCTTGTGACTTTTAGGCAAGATAGGGATTAGTTGGTGAACTGAGGATAGGGCTGGATGGCCGGCGCGTCATTGGGGCATGCAAACGCCGCGGCGGGTCCCGGCTCCATAAAAAAGTGCGCGACGCCGATGGCCTCCGCGAGGCCCGAAGCCTGGAGCTTATCCATCACCGGGCCCTTCACGCCGCTCACCAGCAGCCGGATGTTCTGCCGGCGCAGGGTCTCCAGCACCTCGCGGAGGGCATGGATGCCGCTGGCGTCGATCTGGTTGACGGGGTAAGCGTCGAGGATGAGGGTGTGCAAGGCCGGGTCGGAGGCGACGATGGTATTGATCCGTTCGCGCAGGTAGCCGGCGTTGAAGAAGTAGAGGTTGGCATCCATCCGAAAGATGACCACGCCGGCCTGCACGATGGCGTTCGGGTGCCGCAGGATGTTGCGAAACACGTCCGAGCCGGGGATACGGCCCATGACGGCGGTGTGGGGATTGCTGCCCTCGTGCAACACCATCGCGAGCGAACTGACAACGCCTACCAGGATGCCCTCTTCGATCCCCAGCCAGAGGGTGGCGCCGAAGGTGATCGCCATCAACACCAGGTCGCGCCGATCGGCGCGCCAGAGAAACTGCACCTCTTTGAAGTCGATCAAACCGATCACCGCCACCATGACGACGGCGGCGAGCACGGCCTGGGGCATGTAATAAAAGAGCGGGGTGAGGAAGAGGAGCGTGAGCCCGATCAAGCCGGCGCTGAATACGGCCGCCAGGTTGGTCCGTGCGCCGGCCTGGGCGTTCACGGCCGTACGCGAGAATCCACCCGTCGTCGGGTACGCCATCAGGAATCCGCCGATGAGGTTGGCCAGGCCGAGTGCCACCAACTCCTGGTTGGCGTCCACTTCGTATCGGTTCTTGGTCGCGTAGACCTTGGCGACCGCGATGGACTCGGTGAAGCCGATCAAGGTGATCGTGAGCGCCGTGGGTAACAGGGCGCGAAAAGTGTCGAGCGAGGGCACGGGGAAGGCCAGGCCCGGGAGGCCGCCGGGAATGTCGCCTACGACGCGCACGCCGGCATCGGCCAGGTGGAATCCCCAGACGACCAGGGTGCTGAGCGCCACGGCAGCCAGCCCGCCCGGCCACCGGGGACGCCGCTTGCGCAGTATCCAGACCAGCGCGATGCTTGTTAGCCCAATGACGACCGTCAGAAGGTGCACCTCGGCGGCCGACCCCCAGGCTTCGCCGAGGATCTGGAAGATGTTACTCGAGCCGCTGAGGGGGACACCCAGCAAGTGCTTCAGCTGGCTGAGCCCGATGATGAGCGCCGCCGCCGCCGTAAACCCGGTCAACACCGAGTGGGACATGAAATTCGACAGGAACCCGAAGCGGGCCAGCCCCAACACGAACTGGAACAGCCCGACCATGACGGCGAGCACCAGGGCGAGTTCGATGTGGCGGGCGGCATCGCCGCCGGCGAGCGGCGTGATGCCGGCCGCCACCAGCAACGAGATCATCGCGACTGGCCCGACCGCCAGCTGCCGCGAAGTCCCGAAAAACGCATACACGATCAGCGGCGCGAGCGACGCGTACAGCCCGTAGATCGGCGGCAAGCCGGCGATCAGGGCATACGCCATGCCCTGGGGTATCAGCATAACGCCCACCGTCAACCCGGCCGTCAGGTCTCCCCCGAGCTGGTCCTTCCCGTAGGAGGGTAGCCACGTCAGAGAAGGCAGATATTGGCGTAACGCAAAAGACATTATGGTTCCGTATGCGGCGACGACGAACCGGCATCACCGCCTTGATCCTTAAACGTCGAACCTTGAACTCCTTTAGTGAGGCAGGCGATGGCGGAGCGCGCCATAGGCCCAGGTGCCGGCGATGGCGGAAAGAAGGGGCACGATGAAGACGGGCATCCCGCCGCCGATCAGGGCGTACAGCGGCCCGGGGCACGCCCCGGTCAACGCCCAACCAAAACCGAATAGGATGCCGCCGGCCCACTGGTTGATGCCCCGGTCAAACGGCTTTATCTCCACCTGGATGTCCGCCCCAAGTATCGTCTTCAACCGTGTCCGCTGGATCAGCGCCACCGATGCGGCGGCGACAACCAGCGCGCTGCCGATCACGCCATACATGTGGAAGCCCTGGAAGCGAAACATCTCCTGGATCCTGTACCAGGAAATCACCTCTGTTTTTGTCAGGATGATGCCAAAAACCACACCCAGGGTGAGGTACAGGGCGACTTCAACGGGTCGCTGCCCCAGCAAGGTGCGCGAATCGAGCGTTAGACGTTCTGTTGCCGTAGTCATGGTTAAACGCTAGTTGAACAGGATCGGGTAAATCAGAAAGGTAACAATAATCCCTCCGATGAAGAAGGCGATCGTGGCGTAGAGCGAGGCCTTCTGGAAGGTGGCCAGGCCCATGATGGCGTGGCCGGACGTGCACCCGCCGGCATACCGCGCCCCGAACCCGATCAGAAAACCACCCACGATCATGATCACGAAACCGGGCAGGGTTCCCAGCGCCTGCCATGAGAACAACTCGCTCGGCGCCATCCCGGTGAAGTCGCGGATACCGTACACCGCCAGATCCGCCCGAGTCGCCTCCGAAATCGCGATCGGATCCGGGTTGGACAGCCAGGCGCCGGCGATAAACCCGCCCAACACGATGCCGGCGACGAAGAGCAGATTCCATCCACCCTCCGTTTTCCAGTCGTACTTCAGGTAGGGGTTGGAGCCGGGTGCGACGGCCGCGCACACGTGCCTCAGGCTTGAGGAAACGCCAAAGGACTTCCCGGTCAACAGCAGCAACGCCGGCACCATCAATCCGATGATGGGGCCCGCGATATACCAGGGCCAGGGTTGAGAAAGGAATTCAATCATAGTAAAAAAGTGTTGTTGTGTTTACATGTAATAACATGTATGCATGTTGGTGAGGGGAGGTTCCGAAGCGTTACACGGATTTAGCAAGAAGTTGCCAGCAGTACCACTGCATGCGGGGGAGGTGGAAGGGGCCTTTCCAGAGGTTGCCTTTGAGGCGGACCGACAGCCGGCCGTCGCGGTGCAGGTAGCCGTACCACTCGCCGTGTTCGGGGTCGGGGAAGTGGCGGTACGCCCAGTCGTGCACCAACTGATGCCAGCGGGCATATTTTTCGTTGCCGGTCATTTCGTAGGCGAGGAGGGTGGCGATGATGGTCTCGTTGTGGGGCCACCAGAACTTCATGTCGTGCCAGTACTCCTGCACAGGGCGGTTGTCGATGTCGCGGAAATACAGGATGCCGCCGTATTCGGTATCCCAGCCGCGTTCCCACATCCAGTCCAGGATATCGAGGCCTACGCGGGTGAGTTCGGGGTCGTTGTTACGGTGGCGCGCTTCGTGGAGGATGAACCAGGCGGCCTCGATGGCGTGCCCGGGGTTGAGGGTGCGGCCGTCGAAGTGGTCGACAAATTCGCCTTTGGGGCCGACGGTTTCCAGCACCACCCGCCGATCGGGTTTCATGAAGTCCCGCCGGATCTCCTCGATGCACCGGTCGATATGGGCGGTGCATCCAGGGGCGTCGATCGTGTCGCGGAGGGTTTGGGCGAGGTTGATCGTGATCATCGGGATGCCGATGCCTTTGGTTTGCCGGGTTTCGGGGTAGACTTTCGGGGGCAGGGCGCCGGGGGTGTTGGCGTAGTGGATGAAGGTCTCGAATAGCCCGACGGCCTCTTCGGCGGCGCGTCCATCGCCGCTGGCGCGGGCATACGAGGCGAGCGCCATGGCGCCGAAGGCCTCGGAGAAGACGTAGCGGCGTTTGCGCAGCGGCCGGCCCTCGCGGGTGACCTGAAAGAACATCCGCCCGTCGGTGTCGAAGCCGTGCTTTCGGATGAAGTCCACCCCGTGCTTCGCGAGGTCGAGCCACTCAGTCTTGCGCTCCACGGTGTTGTAGAGGGTGGAGAGGAGCCAGGTGAAGCGGCCCTGGGGCCAGATCCCCTTGTCGGTGTCGAGCACGGACCCGTCGCGGTCCAGGGCGATAAGGAACCCGCCGGCCTCCCGGTCGACGGCGTGGCGGATCCAGAACGGGACGGTGTCCAGCAGCAATCCGTCGCGGTACGTTTCGAGCAGATGGTGGCGATGCGCAGGGGTCATACGGGCTCAGACTGGGCGTTGGAGGGGGCGAATGAAGGCGTCGATGCCGGCAAGCGCCTCAAACAGCGCCTGTCGATCGGCGGAGGAAAGGGGGCGCAGGGGCAGGCGGACGGGGCCGCACGGGGCGCCTACCATCTCCATGACCGCTTTGCCCGCCGAAAGTCCACCGCAGCGGCCGAGGATATCGACGAGCTGGACGGAGGTGCGCTGCAGCCGCATGGCTTCCTCGCGCCGGCCGGCGTCGTGGGCCGCCAGCATCGCCTGGTACAGCGGCGCGATGTAGTTGTACGTGCTGCCGATGGCGCCGGAAGCGCCCACCGCGACGGCCGCGAGCAGCATCTCGTCGTACCCAAAGTACCGGTCCAGATCGGGCCCCGCCGCCGGCCGGCAGGCCTGGAAGCGGACCAGGTCCGGGCTTGAAAACTTGAGCCCTGCGAAGTTCGGGATCTGCGCGGCAAGGGCCTGGAAGACGGCGTCCGGCGGGATCCGAGCCCCGGTCATCGATGGGATCTCGTAATAATAAAAGGGGAGCGGCGCGACGGCTTCGGCAATCGGGGTCAGGAAGGCCACGACCTCCTCGACG
This genomic interval carries:
- a CDS encoding MBL fold metallo-hydrolase, with the protein product MFFRQLFEPNLAQYSYLIGCQRTGEALVIDPMRDIDRYIDVAASEDLRIVAVAETHIHADYLSGAREMAERLGVALYLSDEGDANWKYLWAQRGGYDFRPVKHKDRFKIGNIQFEVVHTAGHTPEHISFLVTDLGGGADEPMGMVTGDFVFVGDLGRPDLLESAAGQAGAMEPSARRLYASVQDFLDLPDYLQIWPGHGAGSACGKALGAVPESTVGYERRFNASILAAREGEDVFVERILDGQPEPPMYFARMKHENKNGPRILGSLPHPKALSAAELQVLVGRTDVVVLDTRADATAFMKGHLDGSIYAPIGKTMNTIAGSYVTPEQPIYLIVEDPKDIQDAVLNLVRIGLDAIEGYAPASALASLDLVATPTVETRALESVRQQPHTRVLDVRRLAEYEEGHVPGAINIAHTRLLLRSSELDKSGTYLVYCRSGARAAAATSLLDRLGFDVVYVDGMYADWASHHREEKGKSVEAVS
- the sulP gene encoding sulfate permease, with translation MRLPAAEIHRLLRSLAYYARRSLPGDITAGLTVGIMLVPQGMAYAFLAGLPPIYGLYASLVPLLVYAIAGSSRHLAVGTTAVDSLIMGFALSALAQAGSERYIELALLYAFMVGTIHLALAAGRMGFLINLLSRPVILGFISAAATMIGFSQLSSILGLELERSQYIYDIVYSAARQIGDTHVLSLLIGLCGAFLLLILDRWRRIPAALLLVVLGIVVTGLFRLDLQGVAIVGAIPVGLPAFAAPVFDWGAIQTLAPTALMLALIQFSNVGSLAKSFAARHDYTIKPNRELLALGMANVAGSFFQSFPISGSVSRTAVNERAGAQTRAANAFAALLVGLTLLVLTPLLYYLPIPILAALIMVAAFGLIDVRELVQLYRMKRTDGHLAMMTFLMTLGFGLEAGILVGIAASVVAIMYRISRPNFAILGHLPGTRSFRDLNLYPEAREVEGVLVLRVDASFSYANADFLKDLILEKCDPVSNRVRGVVIDASSVNDLDTTAVTALFSIVDNLAKHHIALYFAGIHGSVEGVLRRSGLADRLGADRIFLSPYRAVRHIQGLPEIELGPKEAASLVYED
- a CDS encoding DUF6691 family protein, whose product is MTTATERLTLDSRTLLGQRPVEVALYLTLGVVFGIILTKTEVISWYRIQEMFRFQGFHMYGVIGSALVVAAASVALIQRTRLKTILGADIQVEIKPFDRGINQWAGGILFGFGWALTGACPGPLYALIGGGMPVFIVPLLSAIAGTWAYGALRHRLPH
- a CDS encoding YeeE/YedE thiosulfate transporter family protein — protein: MIEFLSQPWPWYIAGPIIGLMVPALLLLTGKSFGVSSSLRHVCAAVAPGSNPYLKYDWKTEGGWNLLFVAGIVLGGFIAGAWLSNPDPIAISEATRADLAVYGIRDFTGMAPSELFSWQALGTLPGFVIMIVGGFLIGFGARYAGGCTSGHAIMGLATFQKASLYATIAFFIGGIIVTFLIYPILFN
- a CDS encoding solute carrier family 26 protein gives rise to the protein MSFALRQYLPSLTWLPSYGKDQLGGDLTAGLTVGVMLIPQGMAYALIAGLPPIYGLYASLAPLIVYAFFGTSRQLAVGPVAMISLLVAAGITPLAGGDAARHIELALVLAVMVGLFQFVLGLARFGFLSNFMSHSVLTGFTAAAALIIGLSQLKHLLGVPLSGSSNIFQILGEAWGSAAEVHLLTVVIGLTSIALVWILRKRRPRWPGGLAAVALSTLVVWGFHLADAGVRVVGDIPGGLPGLAFPVPSLDTFRALLPTALTITLIGFTESIAVAKVYATKNRYEVDANQELVALGLANLIGGFLMAYPTTGGFSRTAVNAQAGARTNLAAVFSAGLIGLTLLFLTPLFYYMPQAVLAAVVMVAVIGLIDFKEVQFLWRADRRDLVLMAITFGATLWLGIEEGILVGVVSSLAMVLHEGSNPHTAVMGRIPGSDVFRNILRHPNAIVQAGVVIFRMDANLYFFNAGYLRERINTIVASDPALHTLILDAYPVNQIDASGIHALREVLETLRRQNIRLLVSGVKGPVMDKLQASGLAEAIGVAHFFMEPGPAAAFACPNDAPAIQPYPQFTN